Proteins found in one Oryza glaberrima chromosome 4, OglaRS2, whole genome shotgun sequence genomic segment:
- the LOC127769635 gene encoding 1-aminocyclopropane-1-carboxylate oxidase homolog 1-like gives MPASDPAPAAAAAAYDRTAELRALDATLSGVRGLVASGATHLPRIFHNVVHGDQEPPEATAPSSAATTTTTVPVIDISGSRAAVVDAVRRAAAEWGFFQVTGHGVPLAAMDAAAGAARAFHESGGGEGSDKARLYSREPGRAVKYHCNFDLYQSPVANWRDTLYLRMAPDPPPAADLPEICRDALFEYAKQVKNLGNTLFELLSEGLGLKPSYLTDIECNQGQIILCHYYPPCPQPELAIGTSRHSDSGFLTILLQDDIGGLQILHEDRWVDVTPTPGAFIVNVADLLQLISNDNYKSVEHRVVAKNTEPRVSIACFFSTHFHPISTRMYGPIKELLSDENPPLYREALVRDYTARYYSVGLDGKFKTTLSEFRL, from the exons ATGCCGGCCTCCgaccccgcccccgccgccgccgccgccgcctacgacCGCACCGCCGAGCTCCGCGCGCTCGACGCCACCCTCTCCGGCGTCCGCGGCCTCGTCGCGTCGGGCGCCACCCACCTCCCCCGCATCTTCCACAACGTCGTCCATGGTGATCAAGAACCAccggaggcgacggcgccatCGTCCGCGGCCACGACCACGACGACCGTCCCGGTGATCGACATCAGCGGGAGCCGCGCGGCCGTGGTCGACGCcgtccggcgggcggcggcggagtgggggtTCTTCCAGGTGACGGGGCACGGGGTTCCCCTCGCCGCGAtggacgccgcggcgggcgcggcgcgcgcgttccacgagtccggcggcggcgagggcagcgACAAGGCGCGGCTCTACTCGCGCGAGCCCGGGAGAGCCGTCAAGTACCACTGCAACTTCGACCTGTACCAGTCGCCGGTGGCCAACTGGCGCGACACGCTCTACCTCCGCATGGCGCCCgacccgccgcccgccgccgacttGCCGGAGATCTGCCG GGATGCACTGTTTGAATATGCCAAACAAGTAAAGAATTTGGGGAACACACTGTTCGAGCTGCTCTCGGAGGGCCTTGGGCTCAAACCGAGCTACCTGACAGACATAGAATGCAACCAGGGGCAAATCATACTATGCCACTACTACCCTCCCTGCCCCCAGCCTGAGCTCGCCATCGGGACAAGCCGGCATTCGGACTCCGGCTTCCTCACCATACTTCTCCAGGATGACATTGGGGGCCTCCAGATCCTCCATGAGGACCGATGGGTCGATGTCACGCCAACTCCTGGAGCGTTCATCGTCAATGTTGCCGATCTCCTGCAG TTGATCTCCAATGACAATTACAAGAGTGTGGAGCATAGAGTGGTGGCGAAGAACACTGAACCGAGAGTCTCGATTGCCTGTTTCTTCAGCACCCATTTTCATCCGATTTCCACGAGGATGTATGGCCCGATCAAGGAGCTGTTGTCTGATGAGAACCCGCCTTTGTACAGGGAGGCACTCGTCAGAGATTACACCGCGCGTTACTACTCCGTTGGGCTAGATGGCAAGTTCAAGACTACTCTTTCTGAATTCCGGTTATAG
- the LOC127771551 gene encoding subtilisin-like protease 4 has product MRSPIRPLLLLLPTILSALDLTAAATDDDDTLRTYLVVVCRMNGPKEGGEPLRAWHASLLASVLNSTTDAILYGAGAGGNRGAPVIGGERLVYSYQHVVSGFTARLRPREAAAMARLQWCVDAVPDSTYTLTTTDTPRLLGMSTPRTGAWSVAGNMGDGVIVGVLDNGVDPRHVSFGDEGMRPPPAKWRGKCDFGGAPCNNKLIGGRAKTLEDHGTHTSGTAVGAFVRDVMVEGSNLGTASGMAPRAHLAMYEVCLADMCSATEMLTATERGAFLDGVDVLSISASDNKQKPFYDDLIAVGSFSAVMAGVFFSTSAGNAGPTAETVTNCAPWQLTVGASTMGRRVISKVQLGNGLVINGEASRRYKRVQNKPIVYVGGRFADGALKAVDVRDKIVLCNRVESAAMLEKMVADAGGVGMIAISTQMQFLATTPLGANFMPLSRVSYPDGETIKAYINSTANPMASLRFAGVVLNASALPAIAEYSSRGPCDLPNIGVLKPDITGPGTNIVAAVPDKSPGANATAAPTRTFSAKSGTSMSAPHLAGIAAVIKKAHPEWSPAVIKSAMMTTADVTHRDGTPVIDLSTGAPASYFAMGAGLVNPTKALDPGFVYDLTADDLVPYICGLGYNDSFVNDMIAQPLKNVTCAKSKKIQGKDLNYPSFLVTLTAAAPVATARRTATNIGKQPLEVYRAEVVAPPGVAVEVVPNRLEFGGAALQRREFTVKFTRGRNAAVNGAAEGSLRWVSGKHSVRSPLAVLLKP; this is encoded by the coding sequence ATGCGCTCCCCGATCcgacctcttctcctcctcctccccaccatcCTCTCCGCCCTCGatctcaccgccgccgccacggacgATGACGACACCCTCAGGACGTACCTGGTGGTCGTCTGCCGGATGAATGGCCCCAAGGAAGGCGGCGAGCCGCTGCGCGCGTGGCACGCCTCGCTGCTCGCCTCCGTGCTCAACAGCACAACCGACGCGATCCTCtacggtgccggcgccggcggcaacagGGGCGCGCCGGTGATCGGCGGGGAGAGGCTGGTCTACTCCTACCAGCACGTCGTCAGCGGGTTCACCGCCCGGCTCAGgccgcgcgaggcggcggccatggcgaggctGCAGTGGTGCGTCGACGCCGTCCCGGATTCCACGTACACCCTCACCACCACGGACACGCCGCGGCTGCTCGGCATGAGCACCCCGCGGACCGGGGCGTGGAGCGTGGCCGGGAACATGGGCGACGGCGTCATCGTCGGCGTCCTCGACAACGGCGTCGACCCGCGCCACGTCTCGTTCGGGGACGAGGggatgcggccgccgccggccaagtGGCGCGGCAAGTGCGACTTCGGCGGCGCGCCGTGCAACAACAAGCTCATCGGCGGGCGGGCCAAGACGCTGGAGGACCACGGCACGCACACGTCGGGCACCGCCGTGGGCGCCTTCGTCAGGGACGTCATGGTGGAGGGGTCCAACCTCGGGACGGCCTCCGGCATGGCGCCCCGCGCGCACCTGGCGATGTACGAGGTGTGCCTCGCCGACATGTGCTCCGCCACGGAGATGCTCACCGCCACGGAGAGGGGCGCCTtcctcgacggcgtcgacgtgctctccatctccgcctccgacaACAAGCAGAAGCCCTTCTACGACGACCTCATCGCCGTCGGGAGCTTCTCCGCCGTCATGGCGGGCGTCTTCTTCAGCACCAGCGCCGGGAACGCCGGCCCGACCGCCGAGACAGTCACCAACTGCGCGCCGTGGCAGCTCACCGTCGGCGCGAGCACCATGGGACGGCGCGTAATCTCCAAGGTCCAGCTCGGCAACGGGCTGGTGATCAACGGCGAGGCTTCCAGGAGGTACAAACGCGTCCAGAACAAGCcgatcgtctacgtcggcggcAGGTTCGCCGACGGCGCGCTGAAGGCGGTCGACGTCCGGGACAAGATCGTGCTCTGCAATCGCGTCGAAAGTGCAGCCATGCTCGAGAAGAtggtcgccgacgccggcggcgtgggcaTGATCGCCATCTCCACCCAGATGCAGTTCCTCGCGACAACACCACTCGGCGCCAACTTCATGCCCCTGTCGCGCGTCAGCTACCCCGACGGCGAGACGATCAAGGCGTACATCAACTCCACGGCGAACCCCATGGCGAGCCTCCGCTTCGCCGGCGTTGTGCTGAACGCGTCCGCGCTGCCGGCCATCGCCGAGTACTCCTCGAGAGGGCCATGCGACCTGCCCAACATCGGCGTGCTCAAGCCGGACATCACCGGCCCCGGCACGAACATCGTCGCGGCCGTCCCGGACAAGAGCCCCGGCGCGAACGCCACCGCGGCGCCCACCCGCACCTTCAGCGCGAAGAGCGGCACGTCCATGTCAGCGCCGCACCTCGCCGGGATCGCGGCCGTGATAAAGAAGGCTCACCCGGAGTGGTCACCGGCCGTGATCAAGtcggcgatgatgacgacggCCGACGTGACGCACCGTGACGGCACGCCGGTGATCGACCTGTCGACGGGCGCGCCGGCGAGCTACTTCGCCATGGGCGCCGGGCTGGTGAACCCGACCAAGGCGCTGGACCCGGGGTTCGTCTACGACCTCACCGCCGACGACTTGGTCCCCTACATCTGCGGCCTCGGCTACAACGACAGCTTCGTCAACGACATGATCGCGCAGCCGCTGAAGAACGTCACTTGCGCCAAGTCCAAGAAGATCCAAGGCAAGGACCTCAACTACCCGTCCTTCTTGGTGACGctcaccgcggcggcgccggtggccacGGCGAGGCGCACGGCGACCAACATCGGGAAGCAGCCGCTCGAGGTGTACAGAGCGGaggtcgtcgcgccgccgggcgtcgccgtcgaggtGGTGCCGAACAGGCTGGAGttcggcggcgccgcgctccAGAGGAGGGAGTTCACCGTCAAGTTCACGAGAGGCCGCAACGCCGCCGTCAATGGCGCGGCGGAGGGCAGCTTGCGGTGGGTCTCCGGCAAGCATTCCGTTCGAAGCCCGCTCGCCGTTCTCTTGAAGCCATGA